Proteins encoded within one genomic window of Calonectris borealis chromosome 1, bCalBor7.hap1.2, whole genome shotgun sequence:
- the GDI2 gene encoding rab GDP dissociation inhibitor beta → MNEEYDVIVLGTGLTECILSGIMSVNGKKVLHMDRNSYYGGESASITPLEDLYKRFNLPGTPPESMGRGRDWNVDLIPKFLMANGQLVKMLLYTEVTRYLDFKVIEGSFVYKGGKIYKVPSTEAEALASSLMGLFEKRRFRKFLVYVANFDENDPRTFEGVDPKKTTMRDVYKKFDLGQDVIDFTGHALALYRTDDYLDQPCQETINRIKLYSESLARYGKSPYLYPLYGLGELPQGFARLSAIYGGTYMLNKPIEEIVIENGKVIGVKSEGEVARCKQLICDPSYVSDRVTKVGQVIRVICILSHPIKNTNDANSCQIIIPQNQVNRKSDIYVCMISSAHNVAAQGKYIAIASTTVETADPEKEIKPALDLLEPIEQKFVSISDLFAPTDLGTESQIFISRTYDATTHFETTCDDIKDIYKRMMGSEFDFEEMKRKKNDIYGEEEQQ, encoded by the exons GAATGCATCCTCTCCGGGATCATGTCAGTGAATGGAAAGAAAGTCCTTCACATGGATCGTAACTCTTACTATGGAGGGGAAAGCGCATCCATTACACCCCTGGAGGAT CTCTACAAAAGGTTTAATCTACCAGGAACTCCACCAGAATCTATGGGGCGAGGAAGAGACTGGAACGTGGACCTAATTCCAAAATTCCTTATGGCTAACG GTCAGTTGGTAAAGATGCTGCTCTACACAGAAGTCACTCGCTACTTAGACTTCAAGGTGATCGAGGGAAGCTTCGTCTACAAGGGAGGAAAGATCTACAAAGTTCCTTCCACTGAGGCAGAAGCTTTGGCATCCA GCTTAATGGGCTTGTTTGAGAAACGCCGGTTCAGGAAATTCCTAGTGTACGTTGCCAACTTTGATGAGAACGACCCCCGAACTTTCGAAGGCGTTGATCCCAAGAAGACCACCATGCGCGACGTGTATAAGAAGTTTGACCTGGGGCAAGACGTTATAGACTTCACGGGCCACGCCCTCGCGCTCTACAGGACTGACGA CTATCTAGATCAACCCTGCCAAGAAACAATCAACAGGATTAAGCTCTACAGTGAGTCGCTGGCTAGATACGGTAAAAGCCCGTACCTTTATCCCCTCTATGGCCTTggagagctgccccagggatTTGCAAG GCTAAGTGCTATATATGGAGGCACCTACATGCTGAACAAGCCCATCGAAGAGATTGTGATAGAAAATGGCAAAGTGATTGGTGTGAAGTCTGAAGGGGAG GTTGCTCGCTGCAAACAGCTCATCTGCGACCCCAGCTACGTCTCGGACCGCGTAACGAAGGTCGGCCAAGTGATTCGGGTAATCTGCATCTTGAGCCACCCGATCAAGAATACAAACGATGCCAACTCGTGCCAGATCATTATTCCACAGAATCAGGTCAACCGAAAATCAG ATATCTACGTCTGCATGATCTCCTCTGCGCACAACGTGGCGGCGCAGGGGAAGTACATCGCCATTGCCAGCACTACTGTGGAAACCGCGGACCCAGAGAAGGAAATCAAGCCGGCCTTGGACCTCTTGGAGCCCATTGAGCAGAA gTTCGTTAGCATCAGTGACCTGTTCGCACCGACCGACTTGGGAACCGAAAGCCAG ATCTTCATTTCTCGCACTTATGACGCCACCACTCACTTTGAGACGACGTGCGATGACATCAAAGATATTTATAAGAGGATGATGGGATCAGAGTTTGACTTCGAAGAGATGAAACGCAAGAAAAATGATATCTatggggaggaggagcagcagtaa
- the TASOR2 gene encoding protein TASOR 2 isoform X5 produces MGLSDLKKKLPEAAFGKRNYIENEVCFQGVYFSLYEVEISNKDQYKMDQLVENLKEKDLAIIKYLQDQGVLILLTSSALAQDDGFDPKEPVSLLALFLFTSSRSVCPRVEKHDPKDEREDSDISLKIASVLPGLCYALQKATNSSWGDTVSTSVRIKQHFHEYAKLDQNPQPTSGQTSEVPLSSLFSPTEDECTNPFKKCSEQSFSQLQCYLSDPSGYTLEMSAALGCLTGAVQSLRCDSEADCKVDFSSAVPPDPIPSNRAEEIKVKSENPKPTVGLDQSDEGPTKDVNSSSKLWVQQSRRKSSKAIVTSTRKKWSPLKMQMHPMGDSGRNRKATKKKISLAFSFPKKPGLTASSNEPMVKLANLQFPHRRKRGAEVLSAEFVHKTQSEPVWKETSAPDDPGLETKKPKTLKNPDMKKVPIAETVTKPVKKWKQPFSVLPSEVSSQCHGADSQTSEIYPGGVADLSFDLKGNDYESHALNLLADLALGSCIPSFIPRDSGMIAGSCSPSSDCAKEQQSHYKHKSLRVASDHEYHRVDKLAKGATSPSKASPNQKLPPAEKIDLNDSIPREKSPGVFSKKNSASPSPAKPHVLPPRETQEAAEVNKHSFISAEHSYASQMPEHSKKHMYPRGAPYPGPAPSRNGTRNVRAGPLVGKVLPFRHQQNSTHHQQPFEAVTMRRRSSLLSPRLKEDFAKSHTVNICGESMKVTCHWEAEYLFNLDSRYTNDALEKTVIRALHGPWDPDLPDDVEEMKLILHMWVALFYSKPSKLLSSTRKVVEHSNPEKYVSINSTGDFLELSDDGEDCFGLETYPADSRSDPDQTPSSSLDGSTRCQGPFHPEESPADSQTDADGIPGVVDSTVSSSSGELPCGEEEPSSTSCPESLSLAEHADESLTVEDRQPAVVPEEHVHDVSTITAEEPPKEGLPDATIAPSPSDKLADGGKSPAALGKENPCIQAPNSSTAPWSDAPSALRGHGEQQESGWAAGSGGGPGPPEDRESVGDAGHCTKVEDGSWATSDGPQHACDSMPLEAHPKSAKPDGAGGEGRESQDPFGHPGKEEEEVEEGKKEREDSEYESTALEPVDLAFSESNDANTEHEHGEQKPVNLARLKDFGVPGEGPMPSPAALASPCPGRSMPVLSDGTGTETGPQELPGEMASRLDTLQEPWEALATPDAEANGVGLAHTASPADVGSPRDSGLMLPLPSDPSLVCGAQPDSITGNVGPAGETLGDGWEQKDKDRAPSAETWAPAGSKAAGTAGLESPYGRGLSLTLSPDSSSVCLTCLDGATDPGAAQEDQEAMASIQSPPQSGLGGSSCLSQRCGGDVYADLTLLSAGESNQEGNKFFVEEQYSSPPANQTALLDESSGAGDGQGFAFDCTALAGDSEAGESDDVCLRAEKSPGKDETNTGMVTNTPQEPETSPHDLLESEPSSLVRGGMSAVKEHPRQQQSSPDSLSPPARAGSAPASPPQQDPVPCGGDADPPHHLSEQSEQGPVLCQHGESCGQVGAAEVSVAAESPDGSLKPRCAEEVKKDLGLCYAEPAESSPADVLAPGDLGSMPPSPPHGHKAGLRSAEPDSVLGVHPKTLSPGTSPAPDGAPWSSCVGTCPRCASAGGQAVDGIGSHEEEPILPEDSEGGSSVPLASPASFSAGELLMPLCESQSVCNQGEHEAEGSDAFADLHHAGMEVGEGEIPTLPFPMLPLRAHGGISGEPELSDTEDISDVLLRAKQLPSKDRRMGLTFEDLFETLSGDSDQEYFGRTSRSLRTAGGSYSKRPVDAAGTRTNCDSSSASSVRKEGRSEDWGSLGVERGCSWAERSWPIGPGETSSGQVPPYVNIRDRQGIAKDYRNFLVTKKCQKRMGNLQPSKRCSHCAGQSHLLRSLMGTWRGFEEITQHTLDMERLRFHYKLKQILRSGKPHFSTSKSIFPKDFSPQVMSETLSVREAPVPLSPRSRSPLQVTILPSNTWPSGLGWHQRSGWHGDPGTPWQDTLWGARSQTQSQGRVAPFHLSKLKYDNKLKDSRGDIAVILDEYAEFNRVMLSRADAGSEGGGPVPAHGEAASKRTRASLPGRMAAFEEMIADLCSTLHFRLHSVAQEACGRAGMFYLVETGKDPFFARVKTLLKKDGHVEIKPLSFCEAKHADADRLLVVIRNEDISSHIHNVPCLLKLKYYPNVVFAGVDSPEDITGHTYQELFHTGGFVVSDNEVLETVTLGQLKEVVKVLEKLNRSGRWKWFLHYKESKKLREDIRGDANARKKHLILKSCQGADLIEVLHYHACDSQSSPRSEYVKCLLNLQVQHVSARFAVYLTEKPSVSREVLESKGILVADVNTFLRTVQKVAAPFRRTYW; encoded by the exons ttgaAAAACACGATCCAAAAGATGAAAGGGAAGATAGTGACATCTCATTAAAAATAGCCTCGGTTTTGCCCGGACTTTGCTATGCCTTACAAAAAGCCACCAATTCTTCATGGGGAGACACAGTCAGTACCAGCGTACGTATCAAACAGCACTTCCACGAATATGCAAAGCTTGATCAAAATCCACAGCCCACCTCTGGCCAAACCAGCGAAGttcccctttcttctctcttctcaccAACCGAGGATGAATGTACTAATCCCTTCAAAAAATGCTCAGAGCAGTCCTTCTCCCAGCTGCAGTGTTATCTCTCCGATCCCAGCGGCTATACTCTGGAAATGTCAGCTGCCTTAGGATGTTTGACTGGTGCTGTTCAGTCTCTTCGCTGTGATTCAGAGGCTGACTGTAAAGTGGACTTCTCTTCAGCTGTGCCGCCGGACCCTATTCCTTCCAACAGGGCAGAGGAAATAAAAGTCAAAAGTGAAAACCCAAAGCCCACAGTGGGGCTGGACCAGAGTGATGAAGGACCCACAAAAGACGTCAACTCGTCCAGCAAGCTATGGGTGCAGCAGAGTAGGAGGAAATCCAGCAAAGCCATTGTGaccagcaccaggaagaaatggtCACCCCTCAAGATGCAAATGCATCCTATGGGGGACAGCGGCAGGAACAGGAAAGCAACCAAGAAGAAAATCAGCCTcgctttctcttttcctaaaaAGCCAGGGCTCACGGCCAGTTCCAACGAGCCCATGGTTAAATTAGCCAATTTGCAGTTTCCGCACAGAAGGAAAAGAG GTGCGGAAGTCCTGTCTGCAGAATTTGTACACAAAACACAGTCTGAACCTGTTTGGAAGGAAACCTCAGCTCCCGACGATCCTGGCTTGgaaacaaagaaaccaaagacACTGAAGAACCCAGACATGAAAAAAGTTCCTATTGCTGAGACTGTCACGAAGCCTGTGAAAA AGTGGAAGCAGCCATTCTCTGTCCTCCCGAGCGAAGTTTCTTCCCAATGCCACGGAGCAGATAGCCAAACGAGTGAGATTTACCCAGGCGGGGTTGCTGATCTCAGTTTTGATCTGAAGGGGAACGACTACGAGTCCCACGCCTTGAACTTGCTGGCTGATCTGGCTCTGGGTTCTTGTATTCCTTCGTTTATCCCCCGGGACAGCGGGATGATCGCTGGGTCCTGCAGCCCTTCCAGCGACTGTGCAAAGGAGCAGCAGAGTCATTACAAGCACAAATCCTTGCGCGTTGCTTCCGACCACGAATACCACAGGGTAGACAAGCTTGCAAAGGGAGCCACCTCTCCTAGCAAAGCATCACCGAACCAGAAGCTTCCTCCTGCTGAAAAAATAGACTTAAATGACTCTATTCCCAGGGAGAAAAGCCCTGGGGTTTTCAGCAAGAAGAACAGTgcgagccccagccctgcaaaaCCCCATGTGTTGCCTCCAAGAGAGACTCAAGAAGCTGCCGAGGTGAACAAGCACTCCTTCATCTCCGCCGAGCACTCGTACGCCTCACAGATGCCTGAGCACTCAAAGAAACACATGTATCCCAGAGGTGCCCCCTACCCTGGCCCAGCACCCTCCAGAAACGGGACCAGGAATGTCCGAGCAGGACCCCTGGTTGGGAAAGTCCTGCCTTTCCGCCACCAGCAGAACAGCACCCACCACCAGCAGCCCTTCGAGGCTGTGACGATGAGGCGCAGGAGCAGCCTGCTGTCCCCGCGGCTGAAGGAAGACTTCGCCAAGTCCCACACAGTGAACATCTGCGGCGAGTCCATGAAGGTGACGTGCCATTGGGAGGCAGAGTACCTCTTCAATTTGGACAGCAGATACACCAATGATGCCCTGGAGAAAACCGTCATCCGCGCCCTGCATGG GCCCTGGGACCCTGATCTGCCCGACGACGTGGAAGAGATGAAGCTGATACTTCATATGTGGGTGGCTCTCTTCTACAGCAAACCCAGCAAACTCCTGAGCAGCACAAGGAAGGTGGTGGAGCACAGCAACCCCGAGAAGTACGTCTCAATAAACAGCACCGGGGACTTTCTTGAGCTGAGTGATGATGGTGAGGACTGTTTTGGGTTGGAGACGTATCCTGCAGACTCTCGGTCAGACCCTGACCAGACTCCCAGCAgctctctggatggcagcacacgTTGCCAGGGACCTTTCCACCCAGAGGAGAGCCCTGCAGACTCTCAGACTGATGCTGATGGGATTCCTGGTGTTGTCGATAGTACGGTATCGTCTTCTTCAGGGGAGCTGCcctgtggggaggaggagcctTCCTCCACAAGCTGTCCTGAGAGCCTTTCCCTCGCTGAACATGCTGATGAGAGCCTGACTGTGGAAGACAGGCAGCCGGCCGTCGTTCCTGAGGAGCATGTGCATGACGTCTCCACCATCACTGCG GAGGAGCCGCCCAAGGAGGGACTGCCGGACGCTACGATCGCCCCCAGCCCTTCCGATAAGCTTGCCGATGGCGGCAAGTCCCCAGCTGCGCTGGGCAAGGAAAACCCATGCATCCAAGCCCCGAATTCCAGTACAGCTCCCTGGAGTGATGCACCCAGTGCTCTGCGTGGACATGGAGAGCAGCAGGAGAGCGGGTGGGCAGCAGGGTCAGGGGGTGGCCCCGGCCCTCCCGAGGACAGGGAGAGcgtgggagatgctgggcacTGTACGAAGGTTGAGGACGGCAGCTGGGCCACCAGCGATGGACCGCAACACGCCTGTGATTCGATGCCCTTAGAAGCACATCCCAAAAGTGCAAAGCCTGATGGAGccggtggggaagggagggaatcACAAGACCCCTTTGGACATccagggaaagaggaggaagaggtggaggagggaaaaaaagagagagaggactCTGAATATGAAAGCACAGCCCTGGAACCTGTTGATTTAGCATTTTCTGAAAGCAATGATGCCAACACGGAGCATGAACACGGCGAGCAGAAGCCAGTGAATTTGGCACGTCTGAAGGACTTTGGCGTTCCTGGAGAGGGCCCtatgcccagccctgcagccttaGCGTCCCCCTGCCCAGGCAGATCAATGCCAGTGCTGTCAGATGGGACCGGGACTGAGACTGGCCCTCAAGAGCTTCCTGGTGAGATGGCATCACGCCTGGACACGCTGCAAGAGCCCTGGGAGGCTCTGGCCACCCCAGATGCAGAGGCAAACGGTGTTGGTTTGGCACACACAGCCAGTCCAGCCGACGTGGGGTCGCCTCGTGACAGCGGGTTGATGCTGCCGTTACCATCTGATCCGAGCCTTGTCTGTGGGGCACAGCCAGACAGCATTACAGGCAACGTGGGACCTGCCGGAGAGACGCTCGGGGACGGCTGGGAGCAGAAAGACAAGGATCGTGCGCCCTCTGCAGAGACGTGGGCGCCTGCTGGGAGCAAAGCTGCCGGCACAGCTGGCCTTGAGTCACCGTACGGCCGGGGACTGTCACTAACCTTGTCCCCTGACTCCAGCTCCGTCTGCCTCACGTGTCTTGATGGAGCAACAGATCCGGGGGCTGCACAAGAGGACCAGGAGGCCATGGCAAGCATTCAGTCTCCACCGCAGAGCGGCCTGGGAGGGAGCAGCTGCCTTTCCCAAAGGTGCGGAGGTGACGTTTATGCTGACCTCACTTTGCTGAGCGCTGGTGAATCAAACCAAGAAGGGAACAAGTTTTTCGTGGAAGAACAGTACAGCAGCCCTCCTGCCAACCAGACAGCTCTGCTGGATGAGTCCTCGGGAGCAGGTGATGGCCAGGGCTTCGCCTTCGACTGTACAGCCTTAGCAGGTGACTCTGAAGCTGGGGAGAGCGATGATGTGTGCCTTCGTGCAGAGAAGTCCCCCGGGAAAGATGAAACGAACACAGGGATGGTGACTAACACCCCACAGGAGCCAGAGACCTCTCCTCATGATCTGCTGGAATCAGAGCCCTCCTCCTTGGTGAGAGGGGGGATGTCTGCCGTGAAGGAGcaccccaggcagcagcagagctccccAGACAGCCTCTCCCCACCTGCCCGTGCAGGCTCAGCTCCTGCTTCTCCCCCCCAGCAGGATCCTGTCCCCTGTGGTGGAGACGCAGACCCCCCCCACCACTTGTCAGAGCAAAGCGAGCAGGGCCCAGTCCTGTGCCAGCACGGGGAGTCCTGTGGGCAAGTAGGTGCTGCAGAGGTGAGCGTGGCTGCCGAGAGCCCGGATGGCTCCTTAAAGCCCAGATGTGCAGAAGAGGTGAAAAAAGACTTGGGGCTGTGCTATGCAGAGCCGGCAGAGAGCTCCCCCGCGGATGTGCTTGCGCCAGGTGACCTGGGATCGATGCCTCCTTCTCCTCCGCATGGTCACAAAGCAGGTCTGCGCAGCGCTGAGCCGGACTCAGTCCTCGGTGTGCACCCCAAGACACTCTCTCCTGGCACGAGTCCGGCTCCAGACGGTGCCCCATGGTCCTCCTGCGTGGGCACCTGCCCCAGGTGTGCCAGCGCTGGGGGCCAAGCAGTGGATGGGATAGGGAGCCACGAGGAGGAACCCATCCTGCCTGAGGATTCAGAAGGAGGAAGCAGCGTTCCTCTTGCCAGTCCTGCATCTTTTTCGGCAGGGGAGTTGCTCATGCCACTGTGCGAGTCCCAGTCTGTGTGCAACCAGGGCGAGCACGAGGCCGAGGGATCCGACGCATTTGCTGATCTGCACCATGCCGGCatggaggtgggagagggagaaatcCCCACTCTCCCCTTCCCAATGTTGCCGTTACGTGCACATGGGGGAATCTCTGGAGAGCCGGAGCTTAGTGACACTGAGGATATTTCAGACGTGCTCCTGAGGGCAAAGCAGCTCCCCAGCAAAGACAGACGCATGGGCTTGACCTTTGAAGATCTGTTTGAGACTTTATCCGGCGACTCAGACCAGGAGTATTTTGGGAGGACTTCACGGTCCCTGCGTACAGCCGGGGGTTCCTACAGCAAGAGACCTGTGGATGCTGCAGGCACAAGGACTAACTGTGACTCCTCCTCCGCGAGCTCGGTGCGCAAGGAGGGACGCAGCGAGGACTGGGGCTCGCTGGGCGTGGAGCGGGGCTGCTCGTGGGCTGAGCGCAGCTGGCCGATCGGCCCGGGAGAAACCAGCAGCGGGCAAGTTCCACCGTATGTCAACATTAGGGACAGGCAGGGGATCGCCAAGGACTACCGGAACTTCCTGGTCACCAAAAAGTGCCAGAAGAGGATGGGAAATTTGCAGCCTTCGAAGAGGTGCAGCCACTGTGCGGGGCAGTCTCATTTGTTAAGGTCACTGATGGGGACTTGGAGGGGTTTTGAGGAAATCACCCAGCACACTTTGGACATGGAGCGTCTCCGTTTCCATTATAAGCTAAAACAAATCCTAAGGAGTGGGAAACCACACTTTTCTACCTCCAAAAGCATCTTTCCAAAAGACTTTTCTCCCCAGGTGATGTCTGAGACATTGTCTGTGCGAGAAGCTCCCGTCCCGCTCTCCCCGCGGAGCAGGAGCCCTTTGCAGGTGACGATCCTGCCCTCCAACACGTGGCCGAGCGGGCTCGGCTGGCACCAGCGAAGTGGCTGGCATGGGGACCCGGGTACCCCATGGCAGGACACCCTCTGGGGGGCCAGATCCCAAACGCAGAGCCAGGGCCGCGTGGCTCCCTTCCACCTCAGCAAGCTCAAATACGATAATAAGCTAAAGGACTCGCGGGGGGACATCGCTGTCATCCTCGACGAGTACGCTGAGTTCAACAGGGTgatgctgagcagggctgacGCAGGGAGCGAGGGCGGAGGGCCGGTCCCGGCCCACGGGGAGGCTGCGAGCAAGCGGACACGCGCGTCCCTCCCCGGGAGGATGGCCGCCTTCGAGGAGATGATCGCGGACCTGTGCAGCACGCTGCATTTCCGCCTGCACAGCGTGGCCCAGGAGGCCTGCGGCCGCGCCGGCATGTTCTACCTGGTGGAGACGGGCAAGGACCCTTTCTTTGCAAGAGTGAAG ACCTTGCTAAAGAAAGACGGCCACGTGGAGATCAAGCCTCTGAGCTTCTGCGAAGCGAAACACGCGGACGCTGACAGGCTGCTCGTTGTCATCAGGAACGAGGACATTTCCTCGCACATCCACAAC GTCCCGTGCTTGCTGAAGCTAAAGTACTATCCGAACGTGGTGTTTGCCGGAGTGGACAGCCCCGAAGATATAACAGGTCACACGTACCAGGAGCTGTTTCACACCGGTGGCTTCGTGGTGTCGGACAACGAGGTGTTGGAAACGGTAACGCTGG GCCAACTGAAAGAGGTGGTGAAGGTGCtggagaagctgaacagaagcgGGAGGTGGAAGTGGTTCCTTCACTACAAGGAGAGCAAGAAGCTCAGAGAAGACATCAG GGGGGACGCCAACGCCCGCAAGAAGCATTTGATCCTCAAATCGTGCCAAGGAGCCGATCTCATCGAGGTGCTGCACTACCACGCCTGCGACTCCCAGTCGTCCCCTAGATCCGAATACGTCAAGTGCTTGTTGAACCTGCAGGTTCAGCACGTCAGCGCCAGGTTCGCCGTGTATCTCACAG AAAAGCCCAGCGTCAGCAGGGAGGTCCTTGAAAGCAAAGGAATCCTCGTGGCCGACGTCAACACCTTCCTCAGGACGGTGCAGAAAGTGGCTGCCCCGTTTAGAAGAACCTACTG GTGA